In the Rahnella sikkimica genome, GCACTTTCGCGTGGGAGTTTTGCGGGCTTTGCAGCCAGCCGGTGTCGGCAGCATATCCGGTATGCAGCCAGAGCATCAGTAAGCCGCCAGCGGCCGCCCTGAATAAATTTCGCATCGATTTTCTCCAAAAATAAAAAGTCACATCCTGATGAAAAACAGGCGTGTTTTTATTCCCGGAAAACGCAGAGCCGCAAATGCACCCGCAGGCGCGGCACAGGGACGGCTTCCGGCACAAGCAGGCGGATCGCCGCCATATTGCCGCGTGACAAAAAGGCCAGCAGCAGGCTCAGCGCCAGAAACGCAAATTCTAAAAGGAGAGGAGGAACGGAAAGCAGCGATTTGCTGCTGAGCTCGCAGGGAGCGGGAATTTTAGCGATTTCAGAGGTCGTGGATGACGCCTGCGTAGTCGCTGTTTCCTGATGCAGGATAGCGGACAACGCATTCAGCCCGGCGATGCGCTGTGTCATACACGTCAGTATGACCAGACAGGCCAGGCATAAATAGAGCAGTGCTGAACGCCGTTGTTTATCCACATTTCCCTCGCAAGCAGGCCGCCATTCTAACGGCCACTCAAACATTCACAAGATGTATGAATCATGAATTACATGAATTTACGCTCAATACTCTGCGCGGCGTGACGCGGGTAGCCGTCAGGCACGCGCCACCGGCGCATCGCTCAGACGGGTTGTCCATGCGGGGGATAACATCTCGCGTTTCATCTGCCAGTTTCGCTGGATCCCTTGCCCCGCAAACCACAATGCTCCTTTTCCTTCGTCATTAATTTTATCAAACATCGCCATCAGCGCATCGCTGTCAGGACGCGGCGCACGCTCATCAAACAGGTGCAACTGCGCCACACCCTGACTGAAAAAATCCCCGAGCATCACGCCCGCTTTTTGATACCGGTGGCCGTCTCTCCAGACATTATCCAGACACTGTATTGCGGCGGAGATAATGTCGCGGGTGTCCTGTGTGGGCGTAATGAGCCGGGTACTGGCCAGATTCCCATAGTAAATCTCGCCTTCCGCGAACGGGCTGGTTTTGACAAATACGGAGATCTGGCGGCAAAACTGATGCTCCCCGCGCAATTTTTCAGACGCGCGCGTGGCGTAATAGCAGATGGCTTCACGCATTTCCTGATACGCCGTGACCCGCGTGCCGAAAGATCGTGAACAGACAATTTCCTGTTTGGCGGGCGCAAATTCGTCAAAGCCGAGACAAGGTTCGCCACGCAGCTCGCGCACGGTGCGTTCCATTACCACATTAAAGTTCTTTCTGATAAACCACAGATCGCATTCGGCAAGCTCGAGTGCCGTTTTAATCCCGGCGTCATTCAGTTTCTTCGATATCCGCCGCCCGACGCCCCAGACCTCTTCGACCGGGACATAAGACATCAGTTTTTTCTGACGGGCCGGATCAGAGAGGTCGATAACCCCCTGACTTTTTGTCCATTTCTTTGCCGCGTAATTCGCCAGTTTGGCCAGTGTTTTCGTCGGCGCAATGCCCACACCAATGGTCAGCCGTGTGTTGCGCTTCACCGTGTCTCTGATTTCTTTGCCGAAACGTTCTAAATCGATATCCGCCGGTAACCGGCTGAGATCGAGAAAGGCTTCATCGATGCTGTAGATTTCGATTTTCGGGCATAACTCTCCCAGCGTCGTCATCACCCGCTGGCTCATATCGCCGTAAAGTTCGTAGTTACTGCTGAAAACCACCACGCCGTGCTGCTGAAAAAGGGCTTTTTGTTTGAAGTACGGCGCGCCCATTTTGATTTTGAGCTTCTTCGCTTCCGCCGAAAGCGCTATCACGCAGCCGTCATTGTATCTGAATGATACTAACAGTTAGTTGTTAATAACTTGATGATTTTTAATAAAATTTAATTACTAACTTTTTTCTGAATTTTTGGCCTTGGTGGTAAAGTCAAGTTAACGGGCTCTATAGGTAAATACGGTGAGAAGCGACTTCAAACAAGTTAACCTCCTACGATAAATGCTCAGTTTCGGTTGCGGGTTTACATCTGATTTGACTATCCATTTTTATTTTACTTGTCTACCATTCTCGGATCACTTGGCCATCTCCGGGACGGGGTTGAAACCGTCCCGATTGCAGGAGAAATTGCCAGCATGATTAGGCAGTGTGACTGGTTTCTAATATAGGGCAGCTCGAATTCCCACGTCTGACTACTTCGTGCTAAAAGCAGAAGAATATTATTTAATTAAATTTTTATAGTTAATGAGGAATCACTTGGTGTTTCCATCAAATCCTTCATCCATCGAAATATATTAATGAGATAATTATTGCATTTCATTATTTATAAATAGTTTTTAGATTTACTACATCCCTTAGGGAACGATCAGTATTCATTTTTGGCCAAACAATTCGCGTATATGTGAGCAGTACGAAGTTGGAATAAGAAACATAGGAGAAATATTATTGTACACGCCTAGGGTATCGTTAATCACAAATTTAAACCCCATTAAGAAATCAGGATCAAAAGACTTTCTGACTTCTTGAGAAAAAACATTTAATGCATGGCCCAAATTGACCTACTCCCCGTTGATTAGTACAGAATACTGTTAGCAATGTCCGCTGTTCGCTCATAGCAGCCCTGCTGTTGACTTGGGCTGCTTCGTGCCAGGAGCGGAGATTCCTCATATCATGAAGTGTTAATCACTGGGGATCAGGTCGTTTTCTATGAGGCCTATGTTTTTCTGAATGCCAGTTAAACGCAAACGTGATGACTGGTAAGGGAGTTACTGACGTAGCGGTGAATTATCAACGCTGGTGGGTCATTCGCAGGGGGAGCGTTTACTGTTCCAAACCAGACAGGATTAGCCGGGCAGACGGAGCCACAAATGTAGGCAGGTATGCCCGCAAACGTACCCGCTATTGGTCTGTGGACATGGCCTGAAGAAATGGCGAGTAGTCTGGCCGGGGCGCGTCTAATCAAATCTTCCATCTCAGGCAGACCTCTGCACATCGTTTCGTCTAGCGTTGGTATGCCAGATGCAAATACGTGATGATGCAGAAACAGCAAGGACGGAGGGCTGTATGCGTCGCTAAGTTGATTATCCAACCATTCCAGATGGTCAGTCACGCTGCCGTAATCCTTATAATCAATCGTCGAATCCAGACCAATCAGGCGAATGCCATCGGTGTTATGAGTTAAGTGCAGGGATTCTCCTTGGGCATCGTGCGCCCATCTGTTCTCATCCCAAACAGAACGTAACAAACTGCGGTCGTCTGAGTTACCCGGCAGGATCAACGAAGGGTAATTTTGCTGATTAAGGCGGTTAGCTATCTTTATATAACCTTCCTGCCAATGCCCATCCATTAGATCACCTGTAACTACCAGTACGTCCGGTTGCAGATGCGTAAGCCAATTTAGTACCTGGTCGAACCGAAACAGATGATCATTTTCGGGTGAGGCGTGAATGTCTGAAACCTGCGCTATCAGCATAAAGACCTCATACGATTATTGTGTGCGGAACAAGATCGTGACTCATAGCCATAAATCCGGTTTCAAATTTCATGTTTTTCACCACTATGGCAACAATGGACAGATTAAGCACATTGCCAGTGCCCGAAGCTTCAGCAGTATTATTCTTACCGTTCGCCGTCAGAGTATTATTATTGCCAGCAAGCAATATCTGTTCTGCATCGCCGTTAGTGGTAACGTGAGCATTATTACTTTCGAGCACAACATCATCGCTACCACCATTAGCAATCACGGTTTCATTATTGCCAAGGATAAGTGAGTTATTACTACCATTTATAGGAAGGTATCCCTAACAAGCTAGTGACAACACCTAAATTGTATGACGCAGCATCCGTAAATGCCTTTACAAAATGATCTGCTGGAATTCCGTAATCTGTACTCCTCTGGAGATCTTGTGAGCCAGCAGGCCTGAATGCATCAACCATCGAGGATAAAACAGCAGCAACGTCGTAAATTCCCGGGCCTTCTGAATCTGCTGGTGGAAGTTGGTTTGACAACGATGACGCGAAAACGAGAGCGCTCGATAAATCATAGGATGCTGGTGCAATCAACCAATTATTAGGGTTCGCATCTTTGCCACCTAATACGGTTCCATCACTTAAATATATATTATAGGACTGAGCCCCCCGACCACAGGGTCAGTGATTGGATTGCCGTTTTGGTCAAGTAAAAAATGGGCCGCAACAAAAGAATCCGGTGCTGCATTTGAGCCGGTAGTTGCACCCACTGAGAACGCATCAGTCGATTTTAATTCACTTATATCAACCTCTTTAAAAAAAATTTATGATTATTTTTAATAATAGAGATTATACCAAACCTCGTAATAGCCATTGCCTAGAGGGTAAGTCATGTATTCCACGTCATGTAAATTCTCAATAAAATTCATTATATTTAAAGCACTACCCTTAGTTTTTTTTGCTAAAAACACAAAGGCTTCCATCCATTCATCGGATCTATCGATTTTTTTTCTATTTATTTCCCCAGAAGGATCGTAAATAACATCACTCATATTGTTAGCAACCGAGTCATGAACTCTCATACACCAGGATATTACCTGAGAACCTGATTCGCCATAGACATACGGAATACAATTATTTTTAAAATCTTGGTGCGATGCAACATACCATTGAAAACCACTTTTAAACAAAAACCCACGAACATCATATTTATTCGAAAGCAATATGAAAGCAACGATGAACATAGAGATGACTATAGAATTTTTTGAAAGAGAAAAAATGCCAAATAAAATAGAAAAAATAATTAATATGTATGATAAATAATATAAGCCTCCGACATACATTCCAGCGTAGCCATATCGACACAAACCGTAAATCAGCAATGAGATAATATACACAAGAAATGAAAAAATAGAAAAACATCCGGAGATTGTTTTTATTTTTTTTACTTTCAACGATTTAA is a window encoding:
- a CDS encoding metallophosphoesterase gives rise to the protein MLIAQVSDIHASPENDHLFRFDQVLNWLTHLQPDVLVVTGDLMDGHWQEGYIKIANRLNQQNYPSLILPGNSDDRSLLRSVWDENRWAHDAQGESLHLTHNTDGIRLIGLDSTIDYKDYGSVTDHLEWLDNQLSDAYSPPSLLFLHHHVFASGIPTLDETMCRGLPEMEDLIRRAPARLLAISSGHVHRPIAGTFAGIPAYICGSVCPANPVWFGTVNAPPANDPPALIIHRYVSNSLTSHHVCV
- a CDS encoding copper resistance protein, producing the protein MDKQRRSALLYLCLACLVILTCMTQRIAGLNALSAILHQETATTQASSTTSEIAKIPAPCELSSKSLLSVPPLLLEFAFLALSLLLAFLSRGNMAAIRLLVPEAVPVPRLRVHLRLCVFRE